The genomic segment ATTCTGAGGTGACCCTCGATCCTTGTGATGGGGTCTACTGTAATCCTTTTACCCATTATTCTATATCTCCTTAATGCTTAATATTTATTTAACCGGACTCTCTACACCCGGGTTATGCACCTTATGGGGCTTGGGCATAATAGGGAAGAGCTTAACAAACACGATGTAGCCGAGTATCTCGAAGCTGATAAGCCCGAGGGTGATCATGAACTCGGGGAGTGAGGGGAAATACTTCCACCCCGCACCGGGATCATATCCTATGAGATAAACGTTGAAGCGGTACCATCCCCCACCGATAACCAGCATGATAGCCGCAATGAAAACCATGCGGGGGGAGTTTCTGTACGCCCTCCAGCTGAGGATAAAAGCACCACCGGCTATGAGCAGAAGCTCACCGAGGAACATCCATGAATGGAAATCACCCGCAAAGGCATCCGCAAGGTGGCCTCTGTTGATAAGGTCATAGAACCTCACGCCGAGCCACGCCGCCGCAAGGATGGGGATTATCTTGGATAGCCCCGCTATCTCCCTTGTCTCAAGGTTTCTGCGGAATCCCACACTCGAAAGGGTGGACTCGAAGATAACCATGGAGTAGCCGATGAAGATACAGTTAATGAGGAACAGCAGAGGGAGAAGCCCCGTATGCCACAGAGGGTGCATCTTCGATTCGGCGATAATGAACATGGAGCCGAGGGATGACTGGTGCATGGTGGGGAGTGTAATACCAAGCACTACGAAGAAGATGAGAGCCTTATCAAGCCTGGGGTATATCCATCTCGCTGCCTTCTTAATGGTCATGAAACGCTTCTTCTCGGAGTAGATAAGCCGCTCAAGGAAGGCGGGGGCTATCTCGATGGCGAGAACAAGGGTGTATGTCATAACACAGAGGGCGACCTCGAAAAGAACGGAGTTCGGCTGCCAACGGTTCGGCATGAAGAACCCGTACATGTTCCAGTAACGCCCGAGATCCAGAACAACAGAAAACCCCGCAAGGGAGTATCCGAAGAGGCTTGTTACGATGGCGGAACGGATTAGGGGGTGGTACTTCATGTTGTTCATTATATA from the Limisalsivibrio acetivorans genome contains:
- the hybB gene encoding Ni/Fe-hydrogenase cytochrome b subunit, translating into MGHHDEYIVHRSKIFTPAFFGLLAVVIIGFYYIGVRFVEGIGAVTNLSDGYPWGIWITYDVATGTAFACGGYAVAILVYIMNNMKYHPLIRSAIVTSLFGYSLAGFSVVLDLGRYWNMYGFFMPNRWQPNSVLFEVALCVMTYTLVLAIEIAPAFLERLIYSEKKRFMTIKKAARWIYPRLDKALIFFVVLGITLPTMHQSSLGSMFIIAESKMHPLWHTGLLPLLFLINCIFIGYSMVIFESTLSSVGFRRNLETREIAGLSKIIPILAAAWLGVRFYDLINRGHLADAFAGDFHSWMFLGELLLIAGGAFILSWRAYRNSPRMVFIAAIMLVIGGGWYRFNVYLIGYDPGAGWKYFPSLPEFMITLGLISFEILGYIVFVKLFPIMPKPHKVHNPGVESPVK